One Lonchura striata isolate bLonStr1 unplaced genomic scaffold, bLonStr1.mat Scaffold_85, whole genome shotgun sequence genomic window carries:
- the LOC144248767 gene encoding LOW QUALITY PROTEIN: uncharacterized protein LOC144248767 (The sequence of the model RefSeq protein was modified relative to this genomic sequence to represent the inferred CDS: inserted 1 base in 1 codon): MEKEAARKRKEPWDAEADEVLRVESREDKSPWQNLVEEAVLSGSMVQEPNGSCTRRGCKRRSRGSEEERCTLVQEGGQSFSQSSGLVVPEQLHDEEKPHKCSECGKSFRSNSNLIQHQRIHTGEKPYECEECGKSFLSNSNMIQHKRIHTGERPYECGECGMSFRRISHPSSHKRIHTGERPYECRECGKSFRQCGALIVHQKIHTGXRPYECSKCGKGFQTRSYLLLHYRAHTDERPFRCPDCGKGFKHNSSLVRHRRIHTGERPYGCPQCGKSFTQSSHLTKHQQRYQ; this comes from the exons ATGGAGAAGGAGGctgcgaggaagaggaaggagccCTGGGACgctgaggcag ATGAGGTGCTGAGggtggagagcagagaggacaaatccccatggcagaaccttgtggaagaggctgttttgagTGGCTCCATGGTGCAGGAACCCAATGGGAGCTGCacgaggaggggctgcaaacgCAGATCGAGGggatctgaggaggaaagatgcACTCTGGTCCAGGAAGGTggacagagcttcagccagagctcagggctggtggtccctgagcagcttcATGATGAGGAGAAGCCCCATAAGTGCtcagagtgtgggaagagcttcaggtcAAACTCCaacctgatccagcaccagaggatccacactggggagaagccctatgagtgtgaggaatgtgggaagagctttttGTCAAATTCCAACATGATCCAGCACAAGAGGAttcacactggggagaggccctacgagtgtggggaatgtgggatgaGCTTCAGGCGGATCTCCCACCCGAGCAGCCAcaagaggatccacactggggaaaggccctatgagtgtagggagtgtgggaagagcttcaggcagtgTGGTGCCCTGATTGTCCACCAGAAGATCCACACTG GGCGACCCTACGAGTGTTCCaagtgtgggaaggggtttCAGACTCGCTCCTATCTCCTCTTGCACTATCGAGCTCATACagatgagaggcccttccgctgccctgactgcggGAAAGGattcaagcacaactcctcccTTGTCaggcaccggcgcatccacactggtgagaggcCCTacgggtgtccccagtgtgggaagagcttcacccagagctctcacttgaccaaacaccaacagAGGTACCAGTAA